From one Desulfomicrobium macestii genomic stretch:
- a CDS encoding mercuric reductase, translated as MADSKVHSVKHEPRDEHNRTLESLVHPSGWTNPRPRPVYNLVVIGGGTAGLVCAAGAAGLGAKVALIERDFLGGDCLNFGCVPSKALLRAGRAAAAVRDSGEFGVHVPDGTRVDFGQVMERMRRLRASIAPNDSARRFRDLGVDVFLGQGRFTDSHTVEVGGERLSFVKAVVATGARAAAPPIEGLETVRYLTNETIFSLTELPGRLAVIGTGPVGCELAQAFARFGSEVLLIESSRGLLPKEDRDAAEVIRQALLKDGVKLLCCGKEVRVSGADGNKIRLVADSKAGSYDEVVDELLIAVGRKPNVEGLGLEEAGVAFSAKGVQVDDHLRTTNPDIFAAGDVCSPFQFTHAADFMARTVLRNALFKGRAKVSALTIPWCTYTEPEIAHVGLGERDAMEKGIKVDTFTRSLNEVDRAILEGQTDGFVRVHVRKGTDRIVGATIVAGNAGDMISEISLAMTNGLGLGKIANTIHPYPTQGEAIRQVADAYNRGRLTPLVKSLFGYWLSWQRRRK; from the coding sequence ATGGCGGATTCGAAGGTGCATTCTGTAAAACATGAGCCCCGGGACGAGCACAACAGGACGCTTGAGTCCCTGGTTCATCCATCGGGATGGACCAATCCCAGGCCAAGGCCCGTCTACAACCTCGTGGTCATCGGCGGCGGGACGGCCGGGCTCGTGTGCGCGGCCGGGGCGGCTGGGCTGGGGGCCAAGGTGGCCCTCATCGAACGGGATTTTCTCGGTGGCGACTGCCTGAACTTCGGGTGCGTTCCGTCCAAGGCGCTGCTCCGGGCAGGACGCGCGGCAGCGGCCGTGCGGGACTCAGGAGAGTTCGGCGTGCATGTGCCGGACGGAACCCGCGTCGACTTCGGGCAGGTCATGGAGCGCATGCGCAGGCTGCGGGCCTCCATCGCGCCCAACGACTCCGCGCGGCGCTTTCGGGATTTGGGGGTGGACGTGTTCCTGGGCCAGGGCCGTTTCACGGATTCGCACACCGTGGAGGTCGGCGGGGAGCGACTGTCTTTTGTCAAGGCGGTGGTCGCCACCGGGGCGCGGGCCGCGGCGCCGCCCATCGAAGGGCTGGAGACCGTGCGCTACCTCACCAACGAGACGATCTTCTCCTTGACCGAGCTGCCCGGGCGCCTGGCCGTCATCGGCACGGGGCCCGTCGGCTGCGAGCTGGCCCAGGCTTTCGCCCGCTTCGGATCCGAAGTGCTGCTCATCGAGTCCTCGCGCGGCCTGTTGCCCAAGGAGGATCGGGACGCGGCGGAGGTCATCCGGCAGGCGCTGCTTAAGGATGGCGTGAAATTGCTGTGCTGTGGCAAGGAGGTCAGGGTCTCGGGGGCGGACGGAAATAAAATCCGGCTCGTGGCCGACTCCAAGGCGGGCAGCTATGACGAGGTTGTCGACGAGCTGCTCATCGCCGTTGGCCGCAAGCCCAACGTCGAGGGGCTGGGGCTGGAGGAGGCCGGGGTGGCGTTTTCGGCCAAGGGCGTGCAGGTCGATGACCATCTGCGCACGACCAACCCGGATATCTTCGCCGCCGGGGACGTCTGCTCCCCCTTCCAGTTCACCCATGCCGCGGACTTCATGGCCCGCACGGTCCTGCGCAACGCGCTGTTCAAGGGGCGGGCCAAGGTCAGCGCCCTGACCATTCCCTGGTGCACGTACACGGAACCCGAGATCGCCCACGTGGGCCTCGGCGAAAGGGACGCCATGGAGAAAGGCATCAAGGTGGACACCTTCACCCGGTCCCTGAATGAGGTCGACAGGGCGATCCTCGAAGGTCAGACCGATGGCTTTGTCAGGGTGCATGTGCGCAAGGGCACGGACAGGATAGTGGGCGCGACGATCGTCGCCGGCAATGCGGGCGACATGATCTCGGAGATTTCGCTGGCCATGACGAACGGTCTGGGCCTTG
- a CDS encoding TVP38/TMEM64 family protein, translated as MSRGASFWQGRALKILAMLLVVGLLLAAAWHFDVQALLRQALQWIADLGPTGPILFVALYIAACVLLLPGSVLTLGAGVVFGLVQGFIAVSVGATLGATCAFLVGRYLARDWVAAKIAGNEKFRAVDDAVAREGWKIVFLTRLSPVFPFNILNYAFGLTKVGLKDFFLASWIGMIPGTIMYVYIGSLAGDLAGLGAGGRERTAGEWALYGVGFLATVAVTVVVTRLARKALAGKIAA; from the coding sequence ATGAGCCGCGGCGCATCTTTTTGGCAAGGCAGGGCTCTCAAGATCCTGGCGATGCTCCTTGTCGTTGGGCTGTTGCTGGCGGCCGCCTGGCATTTCGATGTGCAGGCCCTGCTACGGCAGGCCTTGCAGTGGATCGCGGATCTCGGCCCGACAGGTCCGATCCTTTTTGTCGCCTTGTACATCGCAGCCTGCGTGCTGCTTTTGCCCGGTTCCGTATTGACCCTGGGGGCGGGGGTGGTCTTCGGCCTGGTCCAGGGCTTCATCGCCGTTTCGGTGGGCGCGACCCTGGGTGCGACCTGCGCTTTCCTGGTCGGACGCTATCTGGCCCGGGACTGGGTGGCCGCGAAAATCGCGGGCAACGAAAAATTCAGGGCCGTCGATGATGCCGTGGCCCGCGAGGGTTGGAAGATCGTGTTTCTGACCCGCCTGTCGCCCGTTTTCCCCTTCAATATCCTCAATTACGCCTTCGGACTGACCAAGGTCGGCCTCAAGGATTTTTTTCTGGCCTCCTGGATAGGCATGATCCCAGGGACCATCATGTATGTGTACATCGGCTCCCTGGCCGGGGATCTGGCCGGGCTTGGTGCTGGAGGGCGCGAGCGGACAGCCGGGGAGTGGGCTTTGTACGGGGTGGGCTTTCTGGCCACGGTGGCCGTGACGGTTGTCGTCACACGTCTGGCCCGCAAGGCGCTGGCGGGCAAAATCGCAGCGTGA
- a CDS encoding DUF547 domain-containing protein — MISAKKCARCAGAAIMTAVLLFWTAGRHADAAGFDHAHGILTQVLSERVVDGRVDYPGLQKSPALLDRYLQSTSSVTEAQFKGWNERQQLAFLINLYNAATLRLIIDHYPLDSIKDIGNIFKGPWDQKVVSLFGGKTSLNHLEHGIIRKDYSEPRIHVALVCAASSCPALPSSAFTADALDGQLDERARLYLSSPNGLRVDRAAGRVLVSSIFKWFGEDFVPGFSPASGFDGLKGKERAVMNFIAKYVSDELRGFFSGGGYDLEYIDYDWSLNKQEVAP; from the coding sequence ATGATATCTGCGAAAAAATGCGCGCGCTGCGCGGGAGCGGCCATCATGACGGCCGTTCTGCTTTTCTGGACGGCAGGCAGGCATGCGGACGCGGCAGGGTTTGACCACGCCCACGGCATCCTCACTCAGGTTCTCTCGGAGCGCGTTGTCGATGGCCGAGTCGATTATCCAGGGCTCCAAAAATCCCCGGCGCTCCTCGATCGCTATCTGCAATCGACATCCAGCGTTACAGAGGCCCAGTTCAAGGGCTGGAACGAGCGACAGCAGCTTGCGTTCCTGATCAACCTCTACAACGCGGCCACCCTGCGCCTGATCATCGATCACTACCCGCTGGATAGCATCAAGGACATCGGCAACATCTTCAAGGGGCCGTGGGACCAGAAGGTGGTCAGCCTCTTTGGGGGAAAGACCTCGCTCAACCATCTCGAACATGGCATCATCCGCAAGGACTACTCAGAGCCGCGCATTCATGTCGCCCTGGTCTGCGCGGCCAGCAGTTGCCCCGCCCTGCCGAGCAGTGCCTTCACGGCCGACGCGCTTGACGGGCAACTGGACGAGCGCGCCAGGCTCTATCTTTCAAGCCCGAATGGGCTGCGTGTGGACCGTGCTGCCGGGCGGGTCCTTGTTTCGTCCATCTTCAAATGGTTCGGTGAGGATTTCGTGCCTGGATTTTCCCCGGCATCGGGTTTCGACGGACTGAAGGGCAAGGAACGGGCGGTCATGAATTTTATTGCAAAATATGTCTCCGATGAACTGCGCGGCTTCTTTTCAGGCGGCGGATATGATCTGGAATACATCGATTACGACTGGTCCCTGAACAAGCAGGAGGTCGCGCCATGA